Proteins from a genomic interval of Oncorhynchus nerka isolate Pitt River linkage group LG13, Oner_Uvic_2.0, whole genome shotgun sequence:
- the LOC115139199 gene encoding E3 ubiquitin-protein ligase pellino homolog 2-like: MNSPNQDEDDVPVKDPVKYGELVILGYNGSLPSGDRGRRKSRFALYRRTKANGVKPSTVHILNTPHDSKAVHSRGQHSISFTLSRNQTVVVEYCHDNDTDMFQIGRSTESPIDFVVTDTSGEGKEGEDPSVAPSTISRFACRVVCERNPPYTARIYAAGFDSSKNIFLGEKATKWKNPDGHMDGLTTNGVLVMHPEGFPEDSRQGLWREISVCGDVYALRETRSGPSRGKLAEGESSALRDGSLVDLCGATLLWRTGEGLLRAPTLRHLEALRQELNAARPQCPVGLSTLAFPSLPRSHSLEERQPWVYLTCGHVHGHHDWGQRPERREEGGEEGEEGITTVRRECPLCRSVGPYVPLWLGCEPAVYVDAGAPTYAFVPCGHVCSERTAKYWADTPLPHGTHAFRPTCPFCSAPLSSTPQGWTRLIFQGPID; encoded by the exons GTACAATGGTTCTCTGCCCAgtggggacagggggaggaggaagagccGCTTCGCTCTGTACCGGAGGACCAAGGCCAACGGAGTCAAACCCAGCACTGTTCACATCCTCAACACACCACACGacagcaag GCAGTCCACAGCAGAGGGCAGCACAGCATCTCCTTCACTCTGTCCCGcaaccagacagtggtggtggagTACTGCCACGACAACGACACTGACATGTTCCAG ATTGGGCGCTCCACAGAAAGTCCAATAGACTTTGTTGTGACGGACACttcaggagaggggaaggagggtgaGGACCCCTCGGTGGCCCCCAGCACCATCTCCCGCTTCGCCTGCAGGGTGGTGTGTGAACGCAACCCCCCCTACACCGCACGCATCTATGCCGCTGGCTTCGACTCCTCCAAAAACATCTTCCTAGGG gaGAAAGCCACTAAGTGGAAGAACCCGGATGGCCACATGGATGGTTTGACCACCAACGGGGTGCTGGTGATGCACCCCGAGGGCTTCCCTGAGGACAGCAGACAGGGTCTATGGAGGGAGATCTCTGTATGTGGGGACGTTTACGCCCTCCGAGAGACACGCTCCGGACCCAGCCGAGGAAAACTG GCGGAGGGAGAAAGTAGTGCCCTTCGTGATGGTTCTCTGGTGGACCTGTGTGGAGCCACTCTGCTGTGGCGTACTGGAGAGGGCCTGCTCCGCGCTCCCACCCTCCGCCACCTGGAGGCACTGCGACAGGAGCTCAACGCTGCCCGGCCACAGTGTCCTGTAGGCCTCAGTACCCTGGCCTTCCCCAGCTTGCCACGCAGCCATAG TCTGGAGGAGCGCCAGCCCTGGGTCTACCTGACCTGTGGACATGTGCATGGCCACCATGACTGGGGCCAGCGTCCGGAGCgccgggaggagggaggagaagagggggaggaagggatcACAACGGTCCGCCGGGAGTGCCCTCTATGCAGGAGTGTAGGGCCCTACGTGCCACTGTGGCTGGGGTGTGAGCCCGCAGTGTACGTGGATGCTGGAGCTCCCACATATGCGTTTGTACCCTGCGGCCACGTTTGTTCGGAGAGGACAGCCAAGTATTGGGCGGATACCCCACTGCCTCATGGGACACACGCCTTCCGGCCCACCTGTCCcttctgctctgctcctctcagCAGCACCCCACAGGGCTGGACACGCCTCATCTTCCAGGGCCCTATCGACTAG